The proteins below are encoded in one region of Fusobacterium massiliense:
- a CDS encoding ABC transporter ATP-binding protein, translating to MAFIELKNINKTFFPNTNREYHALKNINLSINKGDFITIIGGNGAGKSTLFNAISGVFSLDSGNIIIDEKDISKTKENERARYISRVFQNPSDNTAPRMTVAENIALASKRGEKRFLKTAKNRENLKIYEELLKSLNLGLENKLNTEMAVLSGGQRQSIALLMATIKEPQLLLLDEHTAALDPKTQKLIMTLSKEKVEEKNITTLMITHNLQDALTYGNRMLLLHQGKIVRDFSQEEKSKLSVTDVYKIMVELD from the coding sequence ATGGCTTTTATAGAATTAAAAAATATTAATAAAACTTTTTTTCCTAACACGAATAGAGAATATCATGCATTAAAAAATATTAATTTATCTATAAATAAAGGAGATTTTATTACTATTATTGGTGGAAATGGTGCCGGAAAATCAACTTTATTTAATGCAATATCAGGAGTTTTCTCTTTAGATAGTGGAAATATTATTATTGATGAAAAAGATATCTCTAAAACTAAAGAAAACGAAAGAGCTAGATATATAAGTAGAGTTTTTCAAAATCCCTCAGATAATACAGCTCCTCGTATGACAGTAGCCGAAAATATTGCTCTTGCAAGTAAACGTGGTGAAAAAAGATTTCTTAAAACAGCTAAAAATAGAGAAAACTTAAAAATATACGAAGAATTATTAAAATCATTAAATTTGGGTCTAGAAAATAAATTGAATACAGAAATGGCTGTCTTATCAGGTGGACAAAGACAATCGATAGCTCTTTTAATGGCAACAATAAAAGAGCCACAACTTTTATTATTAGATGAGCATACTGCTGCTCTTGACCCTAAAACTCAAAAGTTAATTATGACTTTATCAAAAGAAAAAGTTGAAGAAAAAAATATAACAACATTAATGATTACTCATAATCTACAAGACGCTTTAACTTATGGAAATAGAATGCTACTTTTACATCAAGGAAAAATTGTGAGAGATTTTTCTCAAGAAGAAAAAAGCAAGCTCTCTGTTACAGATGTATATAAAATAATGGTTGAGCTTGATTAA
- a CDS encoding ABC transporter permease, with protein sequence MDLIISAISQGILWSLLSLGLFISFRILNIADMTTEGAYPLGAAVCVSLIQTGMSPILAIFIAMLAGALAGALTSIFINICKIPSLLAGILTMTALLSVNLRVMGRPNLSLLNHKTIFDIFSSVSLPPYFDSIIVGIIIVSLVIFFMHFFFNTELGQALIATGDNPKMASSLGISTKKMTLLGLMLSNSIVALTGAILSQNNGYADVNSGLGVIVVALAAIIIGEVIFGDVNFLTRLICIILGSIIYRLLLVFVLKLNIIEANDFKIISALLIALFLSVPELKKYINISREKGDN encoded by the coding sequence ATGGATTTAATTATTTCAGCAATTTCACAAGGAATTTTATGGTCTTTATTATCATTAGGTTTATTTATAAGTTTTCGTATATTAAATATAGCAGATATGACAACAGAGGGTGCCTACCCTCTTGGTGCAGCCGTATGTGTAAGTTTAATTCAAACAGGAATGTCTCCAATTTTAGCTATATTTATAGCAATGTTAGCTGGAGCTTTAGCTGGAGCTCTAACATCAATATTCATTAATATTTGTAAAATTCCTAGTTTACTAGCAGGTATTCTTACTATGACAGCTTTACTTTCAGTTAATTTAAGAGTTATGGGAAGACCAAATTTAAGTTTACTTAATCACAAAACAATATTTGATATATTTTCATCAGTGAGTTTACCTCCATATTTTGATTCAATAATTGTTGGAATAATAATTGTTAGTCTCGTTATTTTCTTTATGCATTTTTTCTTTAATACTGAATTAGGACAAGCACTTATAGCAACAGGAGATAACCCTAAAATGGCATCTTCTTTAGGAATTTCAACAAAAAAAATGACACTTTTAGGTTTGATGTTATCAAACTCAATAGTAGCTCTCACTGGAGCAATATTATCACAAAACAACGGTTATGCTGATGTTAATAGTGGACTAGGAGTAATCGTTGTGGCTCTTGCTGCTATCATTATCGGTGAGGTTATTTTTGGTGATGTCAATTTTTTAACAAGACTTATATGTATAATTCTAGGTTCAATAATATATAGATTGTTGTTAGTCTTTGTCTTAAAATTAAATATCATAGAAGCAAATGATTTTAAAATTATCTCAGCTCTATTAATAGCACTATTTTTAAGTGTTCCTGAATTAAAAAAATATATTAACATTTCAAGAGAAAAAGGAGATAACTAA